From the Vibrio algarum genome, one window contains:
- a CDS encoding PocR ligand-binding domain-containing protein, producing MFVELLKYISPFSIAGICYLLYRKFGNKNVISTEDTDNMSKSSISIKTIDEQLKGFGHIKDQKKVSTLDYSFKELIDVDVLQKVQDEFAKAMGVASITVDNHGNAITKPSNFTSFCMEHTRESKKGSDLCTQCDRGGGTISGHTNKPAIYKCHTGLIDFGVPIIIEGTQIGSILGGQTLTHKPDEEEFRAIARNLSIDEDKYIEALKKISIITPDKLIAAANLLFLIANTFSKSGLQRRQLVDLSLSGISEMSGSLSSISEATDQVNIALGMVSTASEELHSTVSGISNHANMGRSVAQEAVKNVRDSANQVDVLSHAAQDIGKVVESISAISDQVNLLSLNATIEAARAGDAGRGFAIVANEIKKLAKQTSEASVEIKEKICDIQNESDDAKSKMASISEIMVQVDGIVLSIAESVNEQTLATQNMTENLSTTSVDMEKIDSDLKITSNIMQKVTQDINMVLSV from the coding sequence GCTGGTATATGTTATTTACTATATCGAAAGTTTGGAAATAAGAATGTCATTTCTACTGAAGATACAGATAATATGTCTAAATCGTCAATTAGTATTAAAACAATAGATGAGCAGCTAAAGGGCTTTGGACATATAAAAGATCAAAAAAAGGTTTCCACGCTCGATTATTCTTTTAAAGAGCTGATCGATGTTGACGTATTGCAAAAAGTTCAAGACGAATTTGCAAAAGCGATGGGGGTAGCAAGTATTACCGTTGATAATCATGGAAACGCCATCACTAAACCGAGCAACTTTACCTCTTTTTGTATGGAGCATACGAGAGAGAGTAAAAAAGGGTCGGATCTTTGTACACAATGTGATCGAGGCGGCGGTACTATCTCTGGTCATACTAACAAGCCAGCCATCTATAAATGCCATACTGGGTTAATAGATTTTGGCGTACCAATAATTATTGAAGGCACTCAGATTGGCAGTATCCTTGGCGGGCAAACGCTAACTCATAAACCGGATGAAGAAGAATTTAGAGCCATCGCCAGAAACCTTAGTATTGATGAAGATAAGTATATTGAAGCGTTGAAAAAAATTTCGATTATTACCCCTGATAAACTCATCGCCGCTGCAAATCTACTTTTTCTAATCGCCAACACTTTTTCAAAATCAGGATTGCAGAGAAGACAACTGGTGGATTTATCATTGTCAGGAATTTCTGAAATGTCAGGTTCGCTAAGTTCTATTTCAGAAGCCACAGATCAAGTTAATATAGCGCTTGGAATGGTATCAACGGCGTCAGAAGAATTACACTCAACGGTTAGTGGCATTTCTAATCATGCCAATATGGGTCGCAGTGTCGCCCAAGAAGCAGTCAAAAACGTACGTGACTCAGCAAATCAAGTGGATGTTTTAAGCCATGCTGCTCAGGATATTGGCAAAGTAGTAGAATCTATATCTGCCATTTCTGATCAGGTCAATTTACTGTCTCTTAACGCAACCATCGAAGCGGCAAGGGCTGGCGACGCTGGCAGAGGTTTTGCTATTGTTGCCAATGAAATAAAAAAACTCGCAAAACAAACATCCGAAGCATCTGTTGAAATAAAAGAAAAAATCTGTGACATTCAAAACGAATCAGACGATGCAAAATCAAAGATGGCAAGTATAAGTGAAATCATGGTTCAGGTAGATGGTATCGTTTTATCTATCGCAGAGTCAGTGAATGAACAGACATTAGCCACTCAGAATATGACAGAAAACCTATCTACAACCTCTGTTGACATGGAGAAAATAGACTCTGACCTGAAAATCACTTCAAATATCATGCAAAAAGTAACCCAAGACATTAATATGGTGTTGTCAGTTTAA
- a CDS encoding ABC transporter ATP-binding protein, producing the protein MLKAADVQYLKHFFKYAKKYKKSALLGIAMLPLSVTTSLLFPWLIIQVIDVHLTQRNMDGLSLHIFYLLLVLVANYVVDTTYSYNLRKTGQYTITDMRSVLFDRVLKLPRSYFDSKPTGVTLSRLTSDLETIGDSFVQSIVGLVKDSINTIALLIMMLFIDWQLTLIVLIIMPPVMYLTMYVRNRLRALYQITRSALARGIGFLQEALLGVKTVQLYRAEEEVERKYKGFTDEFLKAQMKANKYDAILFAFISGVTSITIALMIWYGSGLVIQDALTLGVLIAFINTLEKVFVPIRDFTSQIASIQSSFAAFDHIEELFVEPMEEEGRNLLPRDKVEEPLAKFTCLEFKNVSFRYNVDSPYVLKNVSFMLEQGHQIALVGSTGSGKSTILRLISKTYQDYEGSILLNGIELSDISIDDSAHLFSLMMQDVHLFEESIQFNIALGKTGISRKQVEQAASYVYADNFIEQLPESYDFCLDKNGSNLSVGQTQLISFARAVAQGGQVMMLDEATSSVDSITEDLIQKAMQRLFKEKTIIAIAHRLSTVRHSDMILVLEKGEIVEQGNHYDLVAQNGVYAGLLNESITQTPELEVAI; encoded by the coding sequence ATGTTAAAAGCCGCTGACGTTCAATATTTAAAACATTTCTTCAAATACGCTAAAAAGTACAAAAAATCGGCGCTGCTTGGCATTGCAATGCTACCGCTTTCGGTGACGACTAGTTTACTGTTCCCATGGCTAATTATACAAGTGATTGACGTACATCTAACCCAGAGAAATATGGATGGGTTATCACTGCATATTTTTTATCTACTTCTTGTACTCGTTGCAAACTATGTTGTAGACACTACCTACTCATACAATTTACGTAAAACGGGCCAGTACACCATTACAGACATGCGATCGGTGTTATTTGATCGTGTGCTTAAATTGCCACGTAGTTATTTCGACAGCAAGCCAACAGGTGTGACACTTTCACGTTTAACGAGTGATTTGGAAACCATTGGCGACTCTTTTGTCCAATCTATTGTGGGGTTGGTGAAAGACTCTATTAATACTATTGCTTTGCTTATTATGATGCTGTTTATCGATTGGCAGTTGACACTAATTGTATTGATCATCATGCCGCCGGTTATGTATTTAACTATGTACGTTCGTAACCGCCTACGAGCGTTGTATCAGATAACACGTTCGGCGCTGGCTCGTGGAATTGGTTTTCTTCAGGAAGCGTTACTAGGCGTGAAAACGGTTCAACTATATCGAGCCGAAGAGGAAGTAGAGAGGAAATACAAAGGCTTTACCGATGAATTTTTAAAAGCTCAAATGAAAGCGAATAAATATGATGCGATACTGTTTGCCTTTATTTCTGGTGTTACCTCTATCACCATAGCGTTGATGATCTGGTATGGGTCGGGTCTGGTTATTCAAGACGCACTAACATTGGGCGTATTGATTGCATTCATCAATACGCTAGAAAAAGTTTTTGTGCCTATCCGTGACTTCACTTCGCAAATTGCTTCGATACAGAGTTCGTTTGCCGCTTTTGACCATATTGAAGAGCTGTTTGTTGAGCCGATGGAAGAAGAGGGGCGTAATCTACTACCGAGAGATAAGGTAGAAGAACCGTTAGCCAAATTTACTTGTCTTGAATTCAAGAATGTGAGCTTCCGTTACAACGTTGATTCGCCATACGTACTTAAAAACGTTTCATTTATGCTAGAGCAAGGTCACCAGATAGCTCTAGTGGGTTCAACGGGGTCCGGCAAGTCAACTATACTGCGGTTGATCTCTAAAACGTATCAGGATTACGAAGGCAGTATTCTTCTGAATGGGATAGAGCTTAGTGATATTTCCATCGACGATTCTGCGCATCTATTTTCTTTAATGATGCAGGATGTTCATCTGTTTGAAGAAAGTATTCAATTTAACATTGCGCTCGGCAAGACGGGCATCTCACGTAAACAGGTCGAGCAGGCTGCGAGCTACGTTTATGCCGATAATTTTATTGAACAATTACCTGAAAGCTATGATTTTTGTTTAGACAAAAATGGCTCAAATCTATCGGTAGGTCAGACTCAGTTGATCTCTTTCGCTCGGGCGGTTGCGCAGGGCGGGCAGGTCATGATGTTGGATGAAGCAACAAGTTCCGTTGATTCAATCACCGAAGACCTTATCCAGAAAGCCATGCAGCGTCTGTTTAAGGAAAAGACGATCATTGCTATCGCTCACCGCCTGAGTACAGTGCGCCATTCAGATATGATTTTAGTGCTAGAAAAGGGAGAGATAGTAGAACAAGGAAATCATTATGATCTGGTTGCTCAGAATGGTGTCTACGCAGGTTTATTGAACGAGTCGATAACGCAAACACCTGAACTAGAGGTTGCGATTTGA
- a CDS encoding ABC transporter ATP-binding protein, translating to MTKRQFISHYLYMNRKSYMLAIVFIFLVNWLQVEIPRYIQLAIDLIDGASPADHDELKTYVQIVVVMAVSMTIIRIFSRIYALNPGRITEAALKNDLLQHLNRLPNSFHSKFASGKLISIINNDLSGVRLLFGSGFLQLFNVLLALSLTPLWMWRISPELTLYSVIPITIAFVIFRIGFKRMKKLHMEHMQRLQNLSAQLMSYLSGIDLIKSQQMSPWVKNEAEKLNQLLLNCRMKITRIQVFFMPVLDYANNLMKILILGLGGHMLMNDQLTLGEITAFLTYSVLLAMPLMQLGRIATIYQRGMVSIDSVQTILNADIPQQNVIPLSKPEVEKLKGQTLSVLNLSFSYQGDDRLILDDISFDIPAGKKVGVLGSIGAGKTTLVNCLNHHLDVPVGAIYLGDKDVTTITRSDLRRYVKTVTQDPYLFSATVEENIRFGSSDVDIAKAQVDEVLELSQLASDVYRFEKGDQTLVGEKGIMLSGGQKQRLSIARALLKPSDLIIMDNVLSAVDYETERKILEGLFGQMKTQSVLVVSHRVNALEYMDEIIVLNEGKVIAKGNHTTLIRTCPYYYETWQLQQNETEAEAC from the coding sequence ATGACTAAAAGACAATTTATTTCGCATTATTTATATATGAATCGCAAGTCGTACATGCTCGCGATTGTTTTTATTTTTCTTGTCAACTGGCTTCAAGTAGAAATTCCTCGCTATATTCAATTGGCGATTGACCTGATTGATGGTGCTTCCCCTGCGGATCATGACGAGCTAAAAACGTATGTTCAGATAGTTGTGGTTATGGCTGTCTCTATGACCATCATTCGTATTTTTTCGCGAATATACGCGCTTAATCCTGGTCGCATAACAGAAGCAGCGTTAAAAAATGATCTTCTGCAACATCTCAATCGATTACCAAACAGTTTTCATAGCAAATTTGCCTCGGGAAAACTCATTTCAATTATTAATAATGATTTGAGTGGTGTCCGATTGCTGTTTGGGTCCGGTTTTTTGCAATTATTTAATGTTTTGCTTGCGCTGTCGTTAACCCCTTTATGGATGTGGCGTATTTCTCCGGAGCTGACGCTTTACTCTGTTATTCCAATTACGATAGCGTTTGTGATTTTCCGTATCGGCTTTAAGCGAATGAAAAAATTGCACATGGAGCATATGCAGCGGCTACAAAATCTCTCTGCTCAATTAATGAGCTATTTATCCGGTATTGATTTGATCAAAAGCCAACAGATGTCCCCCTGGGTGAAAAATGAGGCAGAGAAACTCAATCAGCTTTTACTGAACTGCCGAATGAAGATCACACGTATTCAAGTCTTCTTTATGCCTGTTTTAGATTATGCCAATAACCTGATGAAAATACTGATCCTTGGGCTTGGTGGCCACATGTTGATGAATGACCAACTTACGTTAGGAGAGATCACCGCTTTTCTTACTTACTCGGTATTGCTTGCTATGCCGTTGATGCAGTTAGGTCGGATTGCAACCATTTATCAACGTGGCATGGTCAGTATTGATAGCGTGCAGACCATTCTGAACGCAGACATTCCTCAACAGAATGTCATACCGCTTTCTAAACCAGAAGTTGAAAAATTGAAGGGCCAAACACTCTCGGTACTAAATCTGAGTTTCAGCTACCAAGGTGACGACCGATTAATTTTAGACGACATCAGTTTTGATATTCCTGCAGGTAAGAAAGTCGGTGTATTGGGCAGTATCGGCGCAGGTAAAACAACGTTGGTGAACTGCTTAAACCATCATCTGGATGTTCCGGTAGGCGCTATTTATCTAGGCGATAAAGATGTAACAACCATTACCCGCAGCGATTTACGTCGATATGTAAAGACAGTTACACAAGATCCTTACTTATTCTCAGCAACAGTCGAGGAAAATATTCGCTTTGGTAGCAGTGATGTTGATATTGCTAAAGCTCAGGTCGATGAAGTGCTTGAACTGAGTCAGTTAGCCAGCGATGTTTATCGTTTTGAAAAGGGTGATCAAACACTGGTTGGGGAAAAAGGCATTATGCTGTCTGGTGGTCAAAAGCAACGCTTAAGTATTGCTCGTGCACTGCTTAAGCCCAGTGATTTGATTATCATGGACAATGTACTTTCAGCAGTTGACTACGAAACTGAACGTAAAATTTTGGAAGGTTTGTTTGGGCAGATGAAAACACAGTCTGTTTTAGTGGTGTCTCATCGTGTTAACGCGCTTGAATACATGGATGAAATTATTGTGCTCAATGAAGGTAAAGTTATCGCTAAGGGTAATCACACCACTCTCATTCGAACGTGCCCTTATTACTATGAAACCTGGCAATTGCAGCAAAATGAAACGGAGGCTGAAGCATGTTAA
- a CDS encoding bifunctional diguanylate cyclase/phosphodiesterase, giving the protein MHFLNRLTPSTTSLHTKLMLILALLVGLALISVTFVLIEHERQIRFAELEERADRMTDLISQSVAYSVWNVDLVAIDDLLTSFASDPEVVHVSVKAVGYGDLKEISKSPQSLINPLVRVKAINFSAANTNLQKIGEVRVVFSRALVEGAIVAAHRTALALVAIILAILYVGTFVLLKRLVSIPVNRLEFMVDRIASGDLDARCSVESNDELGKLGARVNMMAVHLKESDRSLRNVQENLSITLDSIGDAVIVTDEQGCITRMNPTAERLTGWLQANALNQHLDKVFCITNAKTNLPGVSPVQKVFEHGQIVALENGTVLHALDGRQYQIADSAAPIRKPNGDVVGVVLVFSDVSDKYKMEHELISTQRHMQSILDAIPDPLFEVDMNGLILRYHAHRNELLAAPQQNLAGKRFVDILPPEASQVCMDAIQDATINGWSTGATYALPLPQGETWFELSVAAMPEGDNTGTRFTVLARDITERKLAEAKLKLAANVFVNAGEGIMITDPQDIIVDVNTAFSRITGYSREEAIGQKSSILKSDIHDESFYEQIWRELIEVGSWSGEVWSRHKNGAAYAEMMAVNAVRDSEGNVLHYVAIFTDITDIKNHQSQLEYIAHFDTLTNLPNRVLLAERLQQAMSQAIRSKKQLVVAFLDLDGFKEINDRYSHEIGDKVLVMLSQRLNDILREDDTLARLGGDEFVAVIIDLEDPTDSLYLVERLLTATEQPIKIDNIELQVSASIGVTSFPQTQEIDAEQLMRQADQAMYQAKIKGKNRYHIFDAAQDNNLRWHHESLERICLALKQSEFVLYYQPKVNLRSGQIVGAEALIRWQHPEKGLLSPAEFLPTIEDNQISVAVGEWVIDTALTQLEKWNNEGLDFLEVSVNVGARQLQQDDFVERLRLLLSKHPKVKPNKLQIEVLETSALADIEKVSNVIEECARIGVEFAMDDFGTGYSSLTYLKQLNVAILKIDQSFVRDMLDDQDDLAILQGVIGLAETFNRQVIAEGVETLEHGAALLKLGCELAQGYGIARPMPASDLPSWVADWPMKKAWHDLRCLDVEVQPPKS; this is encoded by the coding sequence ATGCACTTTTTGAATAGGCTAACACCGTCAACGACAAGTTTACATACTAAGTTGATGTTGATACTTGCACTTCTAGTTGGCCTTGCTTTGATTTCGGTTACTTTTGTATTGATCGAGCATGAACGACAAATCCGCTTTGCTGAATTGGAGGAGAGGGCGGATAGAATGACAGACTTGATAAGTCAGTCCGTAGCTTATTCTGTTTGGAACGTCGATCTTGTCGCCATCGATGACCTACTTACTTCGTTCGCATCCGATCCCGAAGTTGTTCATGTAAGCGTGAAGGCTGTTGGTTACGGCGACTTAAAAGAAATCTCAAAGTCACCTCAGTCATTGATCAATCCGCTTGTCCGGGTCAAGGCGATAAATTTTAGTGCTGCAAATACGAATTTGCAAAAGATAGGTGAAGTTCGAGTCGTATTTTCTAGGGCACTTGTGGAAGGTGCAATTGTTGCAGCACACCGTACTGCATTGGCACTGGTGGCTATTATATTAGCGATACTGTACGTAGGAACCTTCGTACTACTCAAACGTCTGGTAAGTATACCGGTTAATCGTCTCGAATTTATGGTTGATCGAATAGCTAGCGGTGACCTAGATGCTCGATGTAGTGTTGAGTCCAATGATGAGTTGGGGAAGCTAGGCGCACGCGTAAACATGATGGCGGTTCATCTTAAAGAGTCCGACAGAAGTTTGCGTAATGTGCAGGAAAACCTATCTATAACTTTAGATTCGATTGGTGATGCGGTTATTGTTACCGATGAACAAGGTTGCATTACGCGCATGAATCCGACGGCTGAGCGTCTTACGGGATGGTTACAAGCAAACGCACTTAATCAACATTTAGACAAGGTGTTTTGTATTACTAACGCTAAGACAAATCTACCTGGGGTTAGTCCAGTGCAAAAAGTCTTTGAGCATGGTCAGATAGTCGCGCTTGAAAATGGGACGGTGCTTCATGCACTAGATGGTCGTCAATATCAGATTGCTGACAGTGCTGCTCCTATTCGAAAGCCAAACGGTGATGTGGTTGGTGTCGTGTTGGTATTTAGTGATGTCAGCGATAAGTATAAAATGGAACATGAGTTAATCTCGACGCAACGGCATATGCAGTCAATTTTGGACGCAATTCCCGACCCATTATTTGAAGTAGATATGAATGGACTCATACTGCGATACCATGCTCATCGTAATGAATTGTTAGCAGCGCCGCAGCAAAACCTTGCCGGAAAACGTTTTGTAGATATTTTACCTCCAGAGGCGTCACAAGTGTGCATGGATGCGATACAAGACGCGACTATAAATGGATGGTCTACGGGGGCCACTTATGCATTGCCGCTTCCTCAAGGAGAAACGTGGTTTGAACTGTCAGTTGCTGCCATGCCTGAAGGTGACAATACTGGTACGCGTTTTACGGTACTGGCGCGTGATATCACTGAGAGAAAATTAGCTGAAGCTAAGTTGAAACTTGCGGCAAATGTTTTCGTCAATGCTGGTGAAGGGATAATGATCACGGATCCGCAAGACATCATCGTTGATGTCAATACCGCATTTAGCCGCATAACGGGGTACAGTCGAGAAGAGGCTATTGGCCAAAAGAGTAGTATTCTGAAGTCTGATATCCATGACGAGTCGTTTTATGAACAAATATGGCGTGAATTAATTGAGGTGGGGAGTTGGAGCGGTGAAGTATGGAGCCGTCATAAAAATGGTGCAGCGTACGCTGAAATGATGGCCGTTAATGCGGTACGAGATAGCGAAGGTAATGTGCTGCACTACGTAGCGATTTTCACAGATATTACTGACATAAAAAATCATCAAAGTCAGCTAGAGTACATCGCTCATTTTGATACCTTAACCAACTTACCTAATAGAGTACTTCTGGCTGAGCGTCTACAACAAGCCATGTCACAGGCTATTCGAAGTAAAAAGCAGTTGGTTGTCGCGTTTCTGGACTTAGATGGTTTCAAGGAAATCAACGACAGATATTCTCATGAAATTGGTGACAAAGTTCTTGTTATGCTCTCACAGCGCTTGAATGATATTTTGCGTGAGGATGATACGTTGGCTCGCTTAGGTGGCGACGAATTTGTGGCTGTAATTATTGATTTGGAAGATCCTACCGATAGTCTGTATTTGGTGGAGCGTCTTTTAACCGCAACTGAACAACCTATTAAGATAGATAATATTGAATTGCAGGTATCAGCTAGTATAGGAGTTACTTCTTTTCCACAGACTCAAGAAATCGATGCAGAACAATTGATGCGGCAGGCTGACCAAGCGATGTACCAAGCTAAAATAAAGGGTAAAAATCGCTATCATATATTTGACGCAGCACAAGATAATAACTTGCGTTGGCACCATGAAAGTCTAGAGCGAATTTGTTTAGCCTTAAAGCAAAGCGAATTTGTTTTATATTATCAACCTAAGGTGAATTTGCGCAGTGGTCAAATTGTTGGTGCGGAAGCACTGATTCGTTGGCAACATCCAGAAAAAGGCTTGCTGTCACCAGCGGAATTTCTACCTACGATTGAAGACAATCAAATATCAGTAGCTGTGGGAGAGTGGGTGATAGATACCGCATTGACTCAACTCGAAAAGTGGAATAACGAAGGGTTAGATTTTCTAGAAGTTAGTGTCAACGTTGGAGCACGTCAGTTGCAACAGGATGATTTTGTTGAACGTCTTAGATTACTTCTGAGTAAACATCCAAAGGTCAAGCCGAATAAGCTACAAATTGAAGTGCTAGAGACGAGTGCATTAGCTGATATAGAAAAAGTGTCTAACGTTATTGAAGAATGTGCTCGGATTGGAGTCGAGTTTGCAATGGATGACTTTGGTACTGGCTACTCGTCATTAACCTATCTAAAGCAATTGAATGTTGCAATACTCAAGATCGATCAAAGTTTTGTGCGTGATATGCTTGATGATCAGGACGATTTGGCGATATTGCAAGGTGTGATTGGCTTGGCTGAAACGTTTAATCGACAAGTGATAGCGGAAGGAGTGGAAACCCTAGAACATGGTGCAGCATTATTGAAGTTAGGGTGTGAGCTAGCACAAGGTTATGGTATCGCTCGCCCAATGCCAGCGAGTGATCTACCGAGTTGGGTTGCTGACTGGCCAATGAAAAAGGCATGGCATGATCTTAGGTGCCTTGACGTTGAAGTTCAACCTCCTAAATCTTAA
- a CDS encoding ABC transporter substrate-binding protein, with translation MDRRNLLKVILIVISFLCFSNVRAAPVPHEPHIVFLNPGEPVDRGKGMFWPLTARLMSVAAKSFGMNLEVLYAERDHLLMLRQAKSVALRAERPDYVVMVNEKQTAEEMLRLFAGTSTKVILIHNDMTTEQRHEIGNEREKMSHWIGTVTTDEPSGTYRMMDELYRILGDQEPQVIGITGARGTPVSLLRAQGVTDYMAEAGKGKQLQLAFGNWGTSDAQTKASVMLARYPQANIIWAANYSMALGALQSVAEHGSDILVGSTATAPYTGKDDKNLTVSLGSHFFIGAWAMVLLYDYHNGLDFAEHGGLRQKLDYLSVINSENAARYYQVVYEQTDTIDFTVFSKYLHPSSGNYAFSLTPIMRKE, from the coding sequence ATGGATCGTCGAAATTTACTGAAAGTTATTTTAATTGTCATTTCATTCTTGTGTTTTTCTAATGTTCGGGCAGCGCCAGTGCCACACGAACCACACATTGTTTTCCTAAATCCCGGTGAACCTGTGGATCGTGGTAAAGGGATGTTTTGGCCGCTGACAGCTCGTTTGATGTCTGTCGCAGCAAAGAGCTTTGGAATGAACCTTGAAGTGTTGTACGCCGAGCGTGATCACTTACTCATGTTGCGTCAAGCTAAAAGCGTAGCATTACGTGCTGAACGACCAGATTACGTTGTCATGGTTAATGAGAAACAGACTGCTGAAGAAATGCTTCGTTTGTTTGCTGGTACCTCGACCAAAGTTATTCTAATCCACAACGACATGACTACAGAACAACGACATGAGATTGGTAACGAACGGGAAAAAATGAGTCACTGGATAGGGACGGTAACGACGGACGAACCTTCTGGTACATACCGAATGATGGATGAGTTGTACCGCATACTCGGTGACCAAGAACCACAGGTAATTGGGATCACTGGAGCGCGGGGAACACCGGTGTCGCTTTTACGTGCGCAGGGTGTTACTGACTACATGGCAGAGGCTGGTAAAGGTAAGCAGTTACAATTAGCATTTGGTAACTGGGGTACTTCTGATGCGCAGACTAAAGCGAGTGTTATGCTAGCGCGTTATCCTCAGGCCAACATTATCTGGGCCGCCAATTACTCTATGGCTTTAGGTGCATTACAATCGGTAGCTGAGCATGGTTCTGATATTCTTGTTGGTAGCACTGCTACTGCTCCATACACTGGTAAAGATGATAAGAATTTGACGGTTAGCTTAGGTAGCCATTTTTTCATTGGTGCTTGGGCGATGGTTCTGTTGTACGACTATCATAATGGATTAGACTTTGCCGAGCATGGTGGGCTGAGGCAGAAGCTCGATTACCTTTCTGTTATTAACTCTGAAAACGCGGCCCGTTATTATCAGGTTGTTTACGAACAAACCGATACCATTGATTTCACGGTTTTTTCGAAGTACTTACACCCTTCTTCTGGAAATTACGCATTTTCATTAACGCCAATAATGCGAAAGGAATGA